The Microbacterium horticulturae genome has a window encoding:
- a CDS encoding glycine--tRNA ligase, whose product MAEPSRLDKVIALARHRGFVFQAGEIYGGSRSAWDYGPLGTELKENIRRQWWQTFVRGRGDMVGLDSSVVLPKRVWEASGHLATFTDPLVECLQCHKRFRADTLIEDFEARKGRKAENGLADIPCPNCGTKGKYTEPREFSGLMKTYLGVVEDESGLNYLRPETAQGIFINFANVVQASRKKPPFGVGQVGKAFRNEITPGNFIFRTREFEQMEIEYFVPPADAQEWFEHWVEECWGWFTDLGLNPDNMQRLDVPKEDRAHYSDGTIDIEYRFGFAGKEWGELMGVANRTDFDLTNHTEASGQSLSYFDQASGQKYIPYVIEPSFGLTRAMMAFLVDAYREEEAPNAKGGTDTRTVLGLDPRLAPVKVAVLPLSRNEKLSPLARQLADTLRARGWNTDFDDAGAIGRRYRRQDEIGTPLCVTVDFDSLDDDAVTVRDRDTMAQERVPLANVEQYLAERLKGA is encoded by the coding sequence ATGGCCGAGCCTTCCCGTCTCGACAAAGTCATCGCCCTCGCCCGCCACCGCGGGTTCGTGTTCCAGGCCGGTGAGATCTACGGCGGCTCGCGCTCGGCATGGGACTACGGCCCCCTGGGTACGGAGCTCAAGGAGAACATCCGTCGGCAGTGGTGGCAGACGTTCGTGCGCGGCCGCGGTGACATGGTGGGTCTCGACTCGTCGGTGGTCCTGCCCAAGCGTGTGTGGGAGGCCTCGGGCCACCTCGCGACGTTCACCGACCCGCTCGTCGAGTGCCTGCAGTGCCACAAGCGCTTCCGCGCCGACACGCTGATCGAAGACTTCGAAGCGCGCAAGGGCCGCAAGGCCGAGAACGGCCTGGCCGACATCCCCTGCCCGAACTGCGGCACGAAGGGCAAGTACACCGAGCCGCGCGAGTTCTCGGGCCTCATGAAGACGTACCTCGGCGTCGTCGAAGACGAGTCGGGCCTGAACTACCTGCGCCCCGAGACCGCGCAGGGTATCTTCATCAACTTCGCGAACGTCGTGCAGGCCTCGCGCAAGAAGCCGCCGTTCGGCGTCGGCCAGGTCGGCAAGGCGTTCCGCAACGAGATCACGCCGGGCAACTTCATCTTCCGCACCCGCGAGTTCGAGCAGATGGAGATCGAGTACTTCGTGCCGCCGGCCGATGCGCAGGAGTGGTTCGAGCACTGGGTCGAGGAGTGCTGGGGCTGGTTCACCGACCTGGGTCTGAACCCCGACAACATGCAGCGCCTCGACGTGCCGAAGGAAGACCGGGCGCACTACTCCGACGGCACCATCGACATCGAGTACCGCTTCGGCTTCGCCGGCAAGGAGTGGGGCGAGCTCATGGGCGTCGCCAACCGCACCGACTTCGACCTCACTAACCACACGGAGGCGTCGGGTCAGTCGCTCAGCTACTTCGACCAGGCGTCGGGCCAGAAGTACATCCCGTACGTCATCGAGCCGTCGTTCGGCCTCACCCGCGCGATGATGGCCTTCCTCGTCGACGCGTACCGTGAAGAAGAGGCCCCCAACGCCAAGGGCGGCACCGACACCCGCACGGTCCTGGGTCTTGACCCGCGCCTGGCGCCGGTCAAGGTCGCGGTGCTGCCGCTCTCGCGCAACGAGAAGCTCTCGCCGCTGGCCCGTCAGCTCGCCGACACCCTGCGCGCCCGCGGCTGGAACACCGACTTCGACGACGCCGGCGCCATCGGCCGCCGCTACCGCCGCCAAGACGAGATCGGCACCCCGCTGTGCGTCACGGTCGACTTCGACTCGCTCGACGACGACGCGGTGACCGTGCGCGACCGCGACACCATGGCGCAGGAGCGCGTGCCGCTCGCGAACGTCGAGCAGTACCTGGCCGAGCGGCTGAAGGGCGCGTAG
- a CDS encoding DUF4870 domain-containing protein, translating to MTTPPIPPQQPPVPPQQPPQGPYGQAPQPMNPADEKLWATLIHIGGIFFEFIPALIGYLVLKDRGPFINGHAKTALNFQLTLLIAEIVGWITAVFIIGFIILAAVYIVRIIFSIIAAVKANQGQFYMYPLSIPFIK from the coding sequence GCCGATTCCTCCGCAGCAGCCCCCGGTGCCTCCGCAGCAGCCGCCGCAGGGTCCCTACGGCCAGGCGCCGCAGCCCATGAACCCCGCCGATGAGAAGCTCTGGGCGACGCTCATCCACATCGGCGGCATCTTCTTCGAGTTCATCCCGGCGCTGATCGGCTACCTGGTGCTCAAAGACCGAGGGCCGTTCATCAACGGTCACGCGAAGACGGCGCTGAACTTTCAGCTCACGCTGCTGATCGCCGAGATCGTGGGATGGATCACTGCCGTCTTCATCATCGGCTTCATCATCCTTGCCGCGGTCTACATCGTGCGCATCATCTTCTCGATCATCGCCGCGGTGAAGGCCAACCAGGGGCAGTTCTACATGTACCCGCTGTCGATCCCGTTCATCAAGTGA
- a CDS encoding HAD family hydrolase, with the protein MDAAAALYVSDLDFTLLRSDATLSARTVEVLNRLVADGVPFTYATARSYLSSRRVTAALDLALPLVTYGGTVIADPHDGAPLHVEGMPPEVVTTILDAARDVGIEPIVYAMEGGRDRVRWHAESSSSGVRWYVAHREGDPRLAPLRSWNDVDAASIFYITLIDTRERLEALRTDLAEALAGCAHFLSLDGYMNEHWLEIHADTGTKARAVRRLAGSLSVERIVAFGDNHNDVPLFEVADETCAVANAVPELRAIATHVIGANDADGVADWLAARFAPVVG; encoded by the coding sequence GTGGATGCCGCGGCCGCCCTGTACGTCAGCGACCTCGACTTCACGCTGCTGCGCAGCGACGCGACGCTGAGTGCGCGGACCGTCGAGGTCCTGAACAGGCTGGTCGCCGACGGCGTGCCGTTCACCTACGCGACGGCCCGGTCGTACCTTTCGTCACGCCGCGTGACGGCCGCGCTCGACCTCGCCCTGCCGCTCGTGACCTACGGCGGCACGGTGATCGCCGATCCGCACGACGGCGCGCCGCTGCACGTCGAGGGCATGCCGCCCGAGGTCGTCACGACGATCTTGGATGCCGCACGCGACGTCGGCATCGAGCCGATCGTCTATGCGATGGAGGGCGGGCGCGACCGTGTGCGCTGGCATGCGGAGTCGAGCTCGAGCGGGGTTCGTTGGTACGTCGCGCACCGCGAGGGCGACCCGAGGCTGGCGCCGCTGCGCTCGTGGAACGATGTGGATGCGGCATCCATCTTCTACATCACGCTGATCGACACGCGTGAGCGGCTCGAAGCGCTGCGCACCGACCTGGCCGAGGCGCTCGCCGGGTGCGCGCACTTTCTCTCCCTCGACGGATACATGAACGAGCACTGGCTCGAGATCCACGCGGACACCGGAACCAAAGCGCGCGCCGTGCGGCGGCTCGCGGGTTCGCTGAGCGTGGAGCGCATCGTCGCCTTCGGCGACAACCACAACGACGTGCCGCTGTTCGAGGTTGCCGACGAGACCTGCGCGGTCGCGAACGCGGTGCCCGAGCTGCGGGCGATCGCGACGCACGTGATCGGCGCGAACGACGCCGACGGCGTCGCGGACTGGCTCGCCGCGCGCTTCGCGCCGGTCGTGGGGTAA
- a CDS encoding FAD-dependent monooxygenase, with protein sequence MNDVVIVGGGPVGLMLAHELSLAGVQPIVLERAGAIDPTIKAGSLNGRAADTLRRRGVALDAGAFGAPSRGTPAGAGAGSPGERRSGSTGARAASAQAAHPQAARPRFVGHVAGMLIGPDLPRPERLTHSTPPAMISQQQIQQLLEQRLAERGVEVRRGIHVTGVSQNDQSVRVLTDAGDVEADWVVGADGGRSAVRKSAGFAFPGLDGIMTGYQMLVAGDGLDDIPIGWTVSPTGVFRRIPNNLILTAEFDGAPVDRDAEITADELTGSLRRVTGVDATVTAVMSATRFTDNTRIAGSYRRGRVLLAGDAAHVHPPFGGQGLSLGMLDAVALGWRLAGVVAGRLPEAVFDDYARERRPEAERIIEYSRAQVGLMRTDERSRAAARLFRTLMDTPDGATEMVRVISGDVVSYANDDGPAGTLADDWPGAEGGSLFDASADGQVVVAVRPGVALDIDVCTFVTDAAPAAVTVVRPDGVIAWAGEASDTAGLHDALAALGVPVPVH encoded by the coding sequence ATGAACGATGTGGTCATCGTCGGAGGTGGGCCGGTCGGGCTCATGCTCGCCCACGAGCTGTCGCTTGCCGGTGTGCAGCCGATCGTGCTCGAGCGGGCCGGCGCCATCGATCCGACGATCAAGGCGGGTTCCCTGAACGGGCGCGCCGCCGACACGCTGCGTCGCCGCGGCGTTGCGCTCGACGCCGGCGCTTTCGGCGCACCGAGTCGCGGCACGCCTGCGGGCGCGGGCGCAGGTTCGCCCGGTGAGCGGCGATCCGGCTCGACCGGGGCTCGGGCCGCGTCCGCGCAGGCCGCGCACCCGCAGGCCGCGCGCCCGCGCTTCGTGGGCCATGTGGCCGGCATGCTCATCGGACCGGACCTGCCCCGCCCAGAGCGCCTTACCCACTCAACCCCGCCGGCGATGATCAGCCAGCAACAGATCCAGCAACTGCTCGAGCAGCGGCTGGCCGAACGCGGCGTCGAGGTGCGCCGCGGCATCCACGTGACCGGCGTCAGCCAGAACGACCAGAGTGTGCGCGTGCTCACCGACGCCGGTGACGTCGAAGCCGACTGGGTCGTCGGCGCCGACGGAGGCCGCAGCGCCGTGCGCAAGAGCGCGGGGTTCGCCTTCCCCGGACTCGACGGCATCATGACCGGTTACCAGATGCTCGTGGCCGGCGACGGACTCGACGACATCCCGATCGGCTGGACGGTGTCGCCGACCGGGGTGTTCCGCCGCATCCCGAACAACCTGATCCTCACCGCGGAGTTCGACGGCGCGCCCGTCGATCGCGACGCCGAGATCACCGCAGACGAGCTGACCGGGTCGCTGCGCCGCGTCACCGGTGTCGACGCGACGGTCACTGCCGTGATGTCGGCCACCCGCTTCACTGACAACACGCGCATCGCCGGCAGCTATCGCCGCGGACGCGTGCTGCTGGCGGGCGACGCGGCTCACGTGCACCCCCCGTTCGGCGGGCAGGGGCTCTCGCTGGGGATGCTCGACGCCGTTGCACTCGGCTGGCGCCTGGCCGGAGTCGTGGCAGGCCGACTGCCGGAGGCGGTGTTCGACGACTACGCGCGTGAGCGCCGCCCCGAGGCCGAGCGCATCATCGAGTACAGCCGCGCGCAGGTAGGGCTCATGCGCACTGACGAACGCTCGCGGGCAGCGGCACGGCTCTTCCGCACGCTCATGGACACGCCCGACGGGGCCACCGAGATGGTTCGGGTGATCAGCGGCGACGTGGTCAGCTACGCGAATGACGACGGACCGGCCGGCACGCTCGCCGATGATTGGCCCGGCGCCGAGGGCGGCTCGCTGTTCGATGCGTCCGCGGACGGGCAGGTCGTCGTGGCGGTTCGACCCGGCGTGGCTCTCGACATCGACGTGTGCACGTTCGTGACCGATGCCGCTCCCGCCGCCGTCACGGTGGTCCGTCCCGACGGCGTGATCGCCTGGGCCGGCGAGGCGTCTGACACGGCCGGGCTGCACGACGCGCTCGCCGCTCTCGGCGTGCCGGTCCCGGTGCACTGA